One segment of Vibrio mimicus DNA contains the following:
- a CDS encoding beta-N-acetylhexosaminidase, with translation MKRSTLALFISGLLSTNLMAMAPSTPLNLMPYPQSVELGVGTVNIDKNFSIYIKGFDSDRVQFNAKRTMDRLYRQTGLPMLHWQAKSEQTATLVIDIRQGPKEEVQNLESDESYQLTVSDGQIHISSPRPYGAFHALETFLQLVQTDAKGYSVPVVSIQDAPRFKWRGVSYDTARHFIELDVILRQLDAMASAKMNVFHWHIWDDQGIRIQLDSSPKLWEKSSDGDYYTKEQIRYVVNYARNLGIRVIPEISLPGHASAVAHAYPELMSGLGEQSYPQQRAWGVFEPLMDPTNPELYTMLARIFDEVVELFPDEYFHIGGDKPNYQQWKDNPKIQQFIKDNHLDGERGLQSYLNTKVEQMLAERGKKMSGWDEIWHKDLPKSIVIQSWRGHDSIGSAAKQGYRGVLSTGYYLDQPQPTSYHYRNDPMPTGITVDDTLHSGEKFETYNWVKPRNKGGPRHGNLTIIEAKDGTFRAFTDYNGKSRQEVHILDYQPGIKFRGHMDNFMSYTEFNYEFAEGKLKESSYQLIGNVRWPTTGEQVAGTAIKGSVIPKPEGGYPAELQGDEKNLILGGEITIWGENLDSLTIEQRLWPRSYAIAERLWSSQTLTDERSMYQRMNVMDTWSEISLGLRHHANQSIMLKRLANGADVAALQTLAKYIEPAQYYARHWEKWISTPNKGDLYNQYERLNRFADALPVESLAVYTMNDLVTQFAQGDTDALDKLTMHYQEAALAAQQAKPIFANNIASIETVKVADATLKVAQIANILLERAKQGKSVKAAEATEYQAILDAHAIIFDETIIAIVKPTQSLLHTLAK, from the coding sequence ATGAAAAGATCAACGCTTGCTTTATTCATTTCCGGATTACTAAGTACAAACCTGATGGCAATGGCTCCCTCCACACCTTTAAACCTCATGCCTTATCCACAAAGCGTGGAATTGGGCGTTGGCACAGTCAATATTGATAAAAACTTCAGCATTTACATCAAAGGATTCGATTCGGATCGGGTGCAATTTAATGCCAAACGTACGATGGATCGCTTGTACCGCCAAACTGGTCTTCCCATGTTGCACTGGCAAGCGAAGTCCGAACAGACGGCGACATTAGTGATTGATATTCGCCAAGGCCCTAAAGAGGAAGTGCAGAATCTGGAAAGCGATGAGTCATACCAACTGACCGTAAGCGATGGGCAAATCCATATCTCATCCCCCCGTCCATATGGTGCATTCCACGCTCTAGAAACCTTTCTGCAACTAGTGCAAACCGATGCCAAGGGATATTCGGTTCCAGTGGTGTCAATTCAAGATGCGCCGCGCTTTAAGTGGCGTGGAGTCTCTTACGACACTGCGCGCCACTTCATCGAACTCGATGTCATTTTGCGCCAACTGGACGCGATGGCATCCGCAAAGATGAACGTGTTTCACTGGCATATTTGGGATGACCAAGGGATCCGCATCCAACTGGATAGCTCCCCTAAGCTTTGGGAAAAAAGTTCGGATGGCGACTACTACACCAAAGAGCAGATTCGCTATGTGGTCAACTATGCTCGCAATCTCGGTATTCGTGTGATCCCTGAAATCTCATTACCTGGTCATGCTTCTGCCGTAGCTCATGCCTATCCGGAACTGATGTCTGGTCTCGGTGAGCAGTCTTACCCTCAGCAACGGGCTTGGGGGGTCTTCGAACCGTTGATGGACCCAACCAATCCAGAGCTGTACACCATGCTTGCCCGTATTTTCGATGAAGTTGTAGAACTCTTCCCTGACGAATATTTCCACATTGGGGGAGACAAGCCGAACTACCAACAATGGAAAGATAATCCGAAGATCCAGCAATTCATTAAAGACAATCACCTCGATGGTGAACGTGGCCTGCAATCTTACCTCAATACCAAGGTTGAGCAGATGCTTGCCGAACGTGGTAAGAAGATGTCCGGCTGGGATGAGATCTGGCATAAGGATCTGCCTAAATCAATTGTTATTCAAAGCTGGCGAGGACACGACAGTATTGGCAGTGCAGCGAAGCAGGGATACCGAGGCGTTTTGTCTACCGGTTACTATCTCGATCAGCCGCAACCGACCAGCTATCACTATCGCAACGACCCCATGCCAACGGGCATTACGGTGGATGATACCCTGCACAGTGGCGAAAAGTTCGAAACTTACAACTGGGTAAAACCGAGAAATAAGGGTGGCCCCCGTCATGGTAATTTAACCATTATCGAAGCCAAAGACGGCACTTTCCGTGCATTTACTGACTACAACGGCAAATCACGCCAAGAAGTCCACATTCTCGACTACCAACCCGGCATTAAATTTCGCGGCCATATGGACAACTTCATGTCTTACACCGAATTCAACTATGAATTTGCTGAGGGTAAGTTGAAAGAGAGCAGCTATCAGCTGATTGGAAATGTTCGATGGCCCACCACCGGTGAGCAGGTAGCAGGAACAGCAATCAAGGGCAGCGTCATTCCCAAGCCGGAGGGTGGCTACCCTGCCGAGCTGCAAGGCGATGAAAAAAATCTGATTTTAGGCGGTGAAATCACCATTTGGGGGGAAAACCTAGACTCACTAACCATAGAGCAACGGTTGTGGCCGCGTAGTTATGCGATTGCAGAACGCTTATGGTCTAGCCAAACGCTGACCGATGAGCGCAGCATGTATCAACGCATGAACGTAATGGATACTTGGTCTGAAATCTCGCTAGGGCTTCGCCATCATGCCAATCAGAGCATCATGTTAAAGCGCTTAGCCAATGGTGCCGATGTTGCCGCATTGCAGACGTTAGCAAAATACATTGAGCCCGCTCAGTATTATGCTCGCCATTGGGAAAAATGGATTTCAACCCCCAACAAAGGCGATCTCTACAACCAGTATGAGCGCTTAAACCGATTTGCCGATGCCTTACCAGTAGAGAGTTTGGCGGTTTACACGATGAATGACTTGGTGACTCAATTCGCCCAAGGTGATACTGATGCATTGGATAAATTGACCATGCACTATCAAGAGGCCGCGTTAGCGGCTCAACAAGCGAAGCCGATTTTCGCCAATAACATCGCATCTATTGAGACGGTAAAAGTGGCGGATGCAACCCTAAAAGTCGCCCAGATCGCCAACATTTTGCTCGAACGGGCAAAACAAGGAAAATCCGTGAAGGCGGCAGAAGCCACTGAATACCAAGCGATTCTTGATGCGCATGCCATCATCTTTGATGAAACCATCATCGCTATCGTCAAGCCGACTCAAAGCTTACTCCACACTTTAGCGAAGTAG
- a CDS encoding bifunctional 4-hydroxy-2-oxoglutarate aldolase/2-dehydro-3-deoxy-phosphogluconate aldolase, translating into MTTEIINKLKRFKIIPVIQINHVEHAIPLAKVLIENGLPVAEVTFRTPAAAASIQAMREAYPEMCIGAGTVLNAEQVEQAKAAGAEFVVAPGLNPNTVRYCHNIGMPIVPGINNPSQVEQALELGLTLLKFFPAEASGGIAMVKSLLAPYVDVQLMPTGGIGKNNINDYLALERVVCCGGTWMVAPQLIENEQWDEIGRLVREAVELVA; encoded by the coding sequence ATGACAACAGAAATTATCAACAAACTTAAGCGGTTCAAAATTATTCCTGTTATTCAAATCAACCACGTTGAACACGCCATTCCATTGGCTAAGGTGCTGATAGAAAATGGTTTACCTGTCGCTGAAGTGACATTTCGGACTCCAGCGGCGGCAGCATCAATCCAAGCAATGCGTGAAGCTTATCCTGAGATGTGTATCGGGGCTGGAACCGTGCTGAATGCCGAACAAGTGGAGCAAGCCAAAGCCGCGGGTGCTGAGTTTGTCGTTGCTCCGGGCCTAAACCCCAATACCGTTCGCTACTGTCATAACATAGGGATGCCGATTGTACCGGGGATCAACAACCCAAGTCAGGTAGAACAAGCGCTTGAACTCGGCCTGACCTTGTTAAAATTCTTCCCTGCGGAAGCATCGGGCGGTATCGCTATGGTGAAATCCCTGCTCGCACCGTACGTTGATGTTCAGCTGATGCCTACAGGTGGCATTGGCAAAAACAACATCAATGATTATCTCGCACTAGAACGCGTGGTGTGCTGTGGCGGAACTTGGATGGTCGCCCCTCAACTGATTGAGAACGAACAATGGGATGAAATTGGTCGTTTAGTTCGTGAAGCTGTTGAGTTAGTCGCATAA
- a CDS encoding sugar kinase, with protein MTPPFHIAFFGECMIELSGLPLKKGFGGDTLNTALYLARLTANRPITVSYATGLGTDPLSKQLLADWQEEGIHTTLVQQYSDKLPGLYLVETDPQGERRFMYWRDSAAAKSYFTATAPSKLEQAIQRGEIDCVYLSGISLAILNDTSKQQLINTLRDFSQSGGTIIFDNNFSPQLWSADQARTWYSQLLPLVDIALITEEDDLHIWGDEEDKESVEQRCARFGCKEIVIKRGSHPCKVIWQQNGEPHQAFVAAQQVTHVVDTCAAGDSFAAGYLAARLSGQSAEASAALGHQLASIVIQFSGAIIPKAEMAHLTLC; from the coding sequence ATGACACCTCCATTTCATATCGCATTCTTTGGTGAATGCATGATCGAACTTAGTGGCCTGCCCCTCAAAAAAGGCTTTGGCGGCGATACACTCAACACCGCACTCTACCTTGCGCGCCTAACGGCTAACCGTCCAATAACGGTGAGTTACGCTACTGGATTGGGTACAGATCCTCTTTCTAAGCAGCTACTTGCCGATTGGCAAGAAGAAGGGATCCACACCACTCTTGTGCAGCAATATAGCGATAAACTGCCAGGACTCTATCTGGTTGAAACCGATCCGCAAGGCGAACGCCGTTTTATGTATTGGCGAGACAGCGCCGCAGCAAAAAGTTATTTCACCGCTACAGCGCCAAGCAAATTAGAGCAAGCCATCCAGCGTGGTGAGATCGATTGTGTGTATCTCAGTGGCATCAGCTTAGCGATCCTCAATGACACGAGTAAACAGCAGCTTATCAACACCCTACGTGATTTTTCACAGAGCGGTGGCACGATTATTTTTGACAATAATTTCAGCCCCCAATTGTGGAGTGCGGATCAAGCTCGCACTTGGTACAGCCAACTACTGCCACTTGTCGATATTGCTCTGATCACAGAAGAGGATGATCTACACATCTGGGGCGATGAAGAAGATAAAGAAAGTGTCGAGCAACGTTGTGCGCGATTTGGCTGTAAAGAGATCGTGATCAAACGTGGCAGCCATCCCTGTAAAGTCATTTGGCAGCAAAATGGTGAGCCACATCAGGCATTTGTCGCCGCGCAACAGGTGACGCATGTCGTTGATACCTGCGCGGCTGGGGACTCCTTTGCCGCAGGCTATTTAGCGGCACGTCTCAGCGGTCAAAGTGCCGAAGCTTCAGCGGCGTTGGGTCACCAACTGGCTTCGATTGTGATCCAATTTTCAGGGGCGATCATTCCTAAAGCAGAAATGGCCCACCTCACTCTTTGCTAA
- a CDS encoding sodium:solute symporter family protein, which produces MSSTFFLTGFGIYVLFLIWLGWVVSRNQKSGEDFLLGGRGLPLFLVLGTTVATMVGTGSSMGAVGFGYANGWAGALYGIGGALGILLLALWFAPVRKLNFMTMSEELAYYVGAHRIVKNVVGLLIFIASIGWLGAHILGGGMYLAWIADIELSTAKIIIAAAFTIYVVIGGYTAVVWTDTIQAIILFAGFILMAVLSVQHIGGLDNLYSAMDPAATSFLAIKKLGLLPAISLSVVIGVGVLATPSFRQRIYSGKDVSTIRRSFVGSGILYLFFSIIPAIIGMAAHAIDPTLENPNYSFPYIAATVLPVGVGLIVLIAGLSATMSSASSDAIAGVSILLRDVYVMFTGRVPNKESMLNYSRLALVVVIGCALLFALTSNDIIGYITKMISTVMSGMFVCGMLGRFWKRYNWQGALATLVGASAASFTVMFNADLTAFWGNPVIPSCLFALTLGVIVSLVTPANQVTPEMARAILDDERALMEMELSDNGQLEEDLSLQNRKVTQNS; this is translated from the coding sequence ATGAGTAGCACATTTTTTCTTACAGGTTTTGGTATATATGTCCTTTTTTTAATTTGGCTTGGATGGGTCGTGTCCCGCAACCAAAAATCCGGTGAAGATTTCCTATTGGGCGGCCGCGGTCTGCCATTATTTCTCGTTTTAGGTACCACGGTGGCCACCATGGTCGGTACAGGCTCCAGCATGGGCGCCGTGGGTTTTGGTTATGCCAATGGTTGGGCTGGAGCACTCTATGGTATTGGGGGCGCACTAGGCATTTTACTGTTGGCTCTCTGGTTTGCCCCAGTTCGTAAGCTGAATTTCATGACCATGAGTGAAGAGCTGGCTTATTACGTGGGCGCGCATCGTATTGTGAAGAATGTGGTGGGTTTACTCATCTTCATCGCGTCCATCGGTTGGTTAGGAGCACACATCCTTGGTGGGGGGATGTACCTCGCATGGATTGCTGATATTGAACTGAGTACCGCGAAAATCATCATTGCTGCAGCGTTCACGATTTATGTTGTCATCGGTGGCTATACCGCCGTGGTATGGACAGACACGATTCAAGCCATCATCCTCTTTGCGGGCTTTATTTTGATGGCGGTGCTTTCGGTGCAGCACATCGGCGGCCTAGACAATCTTTACAGCGCGATGGATCCCGCCGCCACCAGCTTCCTCGCGATCAAAAAACTCGGACTGCTGCCGGCTATCTCACTTTCTGTGGTGATTGGTGTGGGTGTGTTGGCAACGCCCTCTTTCCGTCAACGGATATATTCGGGGAAAGATGTCTCAACGATTCGTCGCTCATTTGTCGGGTCTGGCATCTTGTATCTGTTCTTCTCCATCATCCCTGCAATCATAGGTATGGCTGCGCATGCCATTGATCCTACATTAGAAAACCCTAACTACTCGTTCCCCTACATTGCCGCCACCGTACTGCCTGTTGGTGTAGGGCTTATTGTTTTGATTGCCGGCCTTTCTGCCACTATGTCTAGCGCGAGTTCAGACGCAATTGCAGGGGTATCGATTTTACTGCGTGATGTCTATGTCATGTTCACAGGCCGAGTACCAAACAAAGAGTCCATGTTGAATTACTCTCGTCTTGCGTTGGTCGTCGTGATCGGTTGTGCTTTGCTCTTCGCTCTCACCTCCAATGACATCATCGGCTACATCACTAAGATGATTTCAACCGTCATGTCCGGCATGTTTGTGTGTGGAATGCTCGGTCGCTTCTGGAAACGCTACAATTGGCAAGGTGCACTCGCCACGCTCGTGGGAGCCTCCGCCGCCTCATTCACTGTGATGTTCAACGCTGATTTGACAGCCTTTTGGGGTAACCCTGTCATTCCTTCTTGCCTGTTTGCTTTGACCTTAGGGGTTATCGTAAGCCTTGTAACTCCTGCGAACCAAGTCACCCCTGAGATGGCTAGAGCCATCCTTGATGATGAGCGAGCGCTGATGGAAATGGAGTTATCCGATAACGGCCAGCTAGAAGAAGATCTGTCTTTGCAAAACCGTAAAGTGACACAAAATTCTTGA
- a CDS encoding RidA family protein — protein sequence MSIKRYGVEGGTGTGGQHLPFARATEAGGFLYVSGQTPMIDGEVVEGGIVEQSRLAIQNCVNIMTEAGYTLADVVHVKVVLTDSRYFQSFNKVFKEFFGEHPPARICMVCDLVVDVKVEVDVTCYREDRR from the coding sequence ATGTCTATTAAACGTTACGGTGTAGAAGGTGGTACAGGTACCGGTGGTCAACACCTACCTTTTGCAAGAGCCACCGAAGCCGGCGGTTTTCTGTATGTTTCTGGCCAAACACCGATGATCGATGGTGAAGTGGTTGAGGGCGGCATCGTTGAGCAATCACGTCTTGCGATCCAAAACTGTGTCAACATTATGACCGAGGCGGGCTACACCCTTGCAGATGTGGTGCACGTAAAAGTAGTGCTCACCGACTCTCGTTATTTCCAATCGTTCAATAAAGTATTTAAAGAATTCTTTGGCGAACACCCACCGGCGCGTATTTGCATGGTCTGTGATCTCGTTGTGGACGTCAAAGTGGAAGTCGATGTGACTTGCTACCGAGAGGATCGTCGATAA
- a CDS encoding N-acyl-D-amino-acid deacylase family protein gives MLFDTLIKRVEVFDGSGGQPYHADIAIRHDRVERIGQLDDAQAKHVIKADGLAIAPGFIDVHTHDDTNVIRFPECLPKISQGVTTVIVGNCGISASPVVLAGDPPDPMNLLGKRSDFQYPTFASYAKAVIDAQPAVNVAALVGHTALRNNVMDNLQRTATDEEIEKMRLALAQAMQEGALGLSSGLAYASAKQANADEVMRLAQILGDHGGIYTTHMRTEFEEILSAMQEAFETGQFAKVPVVISHLKCAGAGNWGRTVEVLNLMDKVSLHQDVACDCYPYSASSSTLDLKQVSDEIDIYITWSEAHPEHAGKMLKQIAQEMAMPLMDTAKALQPAGAVYHCMDENDVKRVLKYRLTMIGSDGLPNDPKPHPRLWGTFPKVLGHYCREEQLFSLPEAIHKMTGMSAKRYNLQGRGEIKIGAYADLVIFNPKTVKDTATFEKPISMAKGIEYVFVNGALSYFKGEVSKKRNGTFIYRK, from the coding sequence ATGTTGTTCGATACCCTGATCAAACGTGTAGAAGTTTTCGATGGCAGCGGCGGCCAGCCTTATCACGCTGATATTGCCATTCGCCACGATCGCGTTGAACGAATTGGCCAGTTGGATGACGCACAAGCCAAGCATGTGATTAAGGCAGACGGGTTAGCTATCGCCCCTGGTTTTATTGATGTACATACGCACGATGATACGAATGTGATCCGCTTTCCTGAATGTTTGCCAAAGATTAGCCAAGGGGTCACGACCGTTATAGTGGGTAACTGTGGCATTAGTGCTAGCCCCGTCGTTTTAGCCGGAGATCCGCCCGACCCAATGAACTTATTGGGAAAACGCAGCGATTTTCAATATCCAACCTTCGCGAGCTACGCCAAAGCGGTAATAGATGCACAACCTGCGGTGAATGTCGCGGCCTTAGTCGGCCATACCGCTTTACGTAATAACGTGATGGATAATTTACAGCGCACGGCCACCGATGAAGAAATCGAGAAAATGCGTTTAGCCCTTGCTCAAGCGATGCAAGAGGGAGCACTTGGACTCAGCTCTGGTTTAGCCTACGCCAGTGCCAAGCAAGCCAATGCCGATGAAGTGATGCGTTTGGCACAAATACTGGGCGATCACGGTGGGATTTATACTACCCACATGCGTACTGAGTTCGAAGAAATTCTGTCTGCGATGCAAGAAGCTTTCGAAACTGGTCAGTTTGCCAAAGTCCCCGTGGTGATTTCTCACCTTAAATGTGCCGGTGCTGGCAACTGGGGCAGAACAGTTGAAGTGCTGAACTTGATGGATAAAGTCTCTCTGCATCAAGATGTGGCTTGTGACTGTTATCCTTATTCTGCGAGTTCTTCCACGCTCGACCTCAAACAAGTATCCGATGAGATCGATATTTACATCACTTGGTCAGAAGCTCATCCAGAACATGCAGGCAAGATGCTGAAACAGATTGCCCAAGAAATGGCAATGCCATTAATGGATACCGCAAAAGCACTTCAACCTGCCGGAGCGGTTTACCACTGCATGGATGAGAACGATGTAAAACGAGTGCTTAAGTACAGATTAACCATGATCGGCTCTGATGGCTTACCGAATGATCCTAAGCCGCACCCTCGTTTATGGGGGACGTTCCCCAAGGTGTTGGGGCATTACTGCCGAGAAGAGCAGTTATTTTCTCTGCCAGAAGCCATTCATAAAATGACGGGAATGTCGGCCAAGCGATATAACTTGCAAGGACGAGGGGAAATTAAAATAGGCGCATATGCTGACCTAGTAATATTTAATCCAAAAACAGTTAAAGATACTGCAACCTTTGAAAAACCCATTTCTATGGCTAAGGGTATCGAATATGTTTTTGTGAATGGTGCTTTATCTTATTTCAAAGGTGAAGTGAGTAAAAAAAGAAATGGTACATTTATTTATCGAAAATAA
- a CDS encoding amino acid deaminase has product MVLESYRDKNYHNEWVNHPDVGQKCQANSREVATKYSLINEEVSLPAAVIQQSKLNNNLDWMQRFAQQHQVKLCPHGKTTMIPSLFRQQLEHGAWGITVATAAQAEVAASTGATQIIIANQLVGKVNMAIVANLIEQRGVNIYTCVDSTLNVKALGEYFAQRQIPLNLLIEYGVEGGRCGCRDQSQVLSLARFIQQQSHLILRGIEVYEGVIHGDNAEEMIRQFLNQALALTRALKQEALIADKPMVTGAGSAWYDVVSECFSNLDDVEAIIRPGCYAIHDTGIYLAAQNKVMARAEKNQGVACDLGGDLQSSLEVWAHVLSRPESNRLVVGLGKRDVAFDAGLPTPERAYRNGQLISVGNAQTIAVMDQHAFIEIDSDNELNVGDIIAFSTSHPCLTIDKWRSIAICDDDYQVTHWVETCF; this is encoded by the coding sequence ATGGTTTTAGAAAGTTATCGTGATAAAAACTATCATAATGAATGGGTTAACCATCCTGATGTTGGGCAAAAATGCCAAGCCAACTCACGAGAGGTGGCCACAAAATACAGTCTGATCAATGAAGAGGTCAGTTTGCCCGCGGCGGTAATCCAGCAGTCTAAACTCAACAACAATTTAGATTGGATGCAGCGTTTTGCGCAGCAGCATCAAGTGAAGCTCTGTCCACACGGCAAAACGACCATGATCCCGAGTCTCTTTCGTCAGCAGCTTGAGCATGGCGCTTGGGGGATTACGGTGGCCACCGCAGCGCAAGCTGAGGTGGCGGCTAGTACCGGAGCGACGCAGATCATCATTGCCAATCAACTGGTCGGTAAAGTGAATATGGCCATCGTAGCCAACCTTATTGAGCAGCGTGGAGTGAACATTTATACCTGCGTTGATTCAACACTCAACGTCAAAGCGCTAGGGGAATATTTTGCTCAGCGCCAGATCCCGCTCAATTTGCTTATCGAATATGGTGTGGAAGGTGGTCGCTGTGGCTGTCGTGATCAAAGCCAAGTGTTATCGCTTGCCCGTTTCATTCAACAACAGAGCCATCTCATATTACGTGGTATTGAAGTCTACGAAGGGGTGATTCATGGCGACAATGCGGAGGAAATGATTCGGCAATTCCTGAACCAAGCCTTGGCGTTAACCCGTGCTTTAAAGCAAGAAGCGTTGATTGCCGATAAACCTATGGTGACCGGGGCAGGATCCGCATGGTATGACGTGGTTTCTGAATGCTTTTCAAACCTAGACGATGTGGAGGCGATCATTCGTCCCGGTTGTTATGCAATCCATGACACTGGAATCTATTTAGCTGCTCAGAATAAGGTGATGGCTCGCGCAGAAAAAAACCAAGGTGTGGCATGCGATCTGGGGGGCGATCTCCAATCTTCTCTTGAAGTCTGGGCACACGTTCTTTCTCGACCAGAAAGCAACAGACTGGTGGTTGGGCTAGGTAAGCGTGATGTGGCGTTTGATGCAGGATTACCCACACCTGAACGGGCTTATCGTAATGGGCAGCTTATTTCTGTGGGCAATGCGCAGACCATAGCGGTAATGGATCAGCATGCCTTTATTGAGATTGATTCAGACAATGAACTCAATGTTGGAGACATCATAGCGTTCTCCACATCGCATCCATGCTTAACGATTGATAAGTGGCGCTCCATCGCAATATGTGATGATGACTATCAAGTTACGCATTGGGTTGAGACTTGTTTCTAA